The Euphorbia lathyris chromosome 4, ddEupLath1.1, whole genome shotgun sequence genomic interval aatatttgaagtttaagccaaaatacataaatatgaTAATGTTGGACCTAGGCTAACTTAAtcagttttgtcaaaatatataaGCTAACCTAATAAACTAAGTCAAAATATATATCATAATCCAACACCTAAATTTATCTTACTTAGAACTACGCTCTAAATTTCGCACACTCGCTTGAAGATGATTGATAGTAATTTGAAGTTGATTGATAGATGGGCCAATTTGTGTCTCCAGATTTGTCAATTTCTCCCGAAGCTCTCTCACCTCATTTGCACTGGCAAGCAATTGTATACCTTCAGCCAATCGATCATGTCGTTCTGTTACTTGCTCTAGATGTGCTATATACCTGCTTCTATCGGCATTGAAGCCATTAAGGCGCTCCTATACTGTCTCAGGTGTGGTTCTTACCTCATGAATTCCAGTACTATCACCTAAATTGGATGCACCAACAGAACTTGAAGAGGATGATGCTCTTGAATTTCTAGGATAACTGTCATGATAATATTGGGAAGCAGCTGAACCTAATCCAAAAATTTCTCCATCCCGATTAAGCCCTCTAGCAGTCTTGTAGTACGCTTGTAACTCATCAATGGAATCAACAACTTCCTCAGTACTATGTTGAACTTGAACTTGAGTGAgatgttcataatttttctaaaaaatgaaCAATGAAATATTAATACAGTAAGTATATGAAATAAAGCAATATGCAAAATGAAACACAAAGATGCTCTTAATGTTTAAAAGGGATGATTTCAGCAATTGTAGTAACTATCTGATATGAAATAAACCAATATGAAATAAACCAATCTAAGTATGACTAAATAAAAAATGTCCAAATAAACCAAATTGTAGTAACTATCTAAAATGAAAATAGGGTTACCACTAACTCTTAATTTATTAACACTCTCAAACTTCCCTCCCAAACGAAGTGTCAAGGAAGAAAGTCAATGATCATGCAATGATTCTCAATAattgagaatggtttaagaattgAACAacgagaatggtttaagaattgAACAAAATTGTCTCATCTATAGAAGATTTGCCCATTCGAGAGATAGAAAGAGAGAGCAAAAACTCCAGCCAAATTCTAATCGAATTTCCTAGTCCATATGCAAGTTAGTTGATGGGGTAGAGAGCAGAGAAGGGAGGGACAGACAACAGCAAATATTGGAAGGAGACCATAATCTGAGAGTAataataaagaataaaagaaaagcaacagACAGATAAGTTGAACTTCAGAGAGTCGACCACATAGATTAGTTATCCAACTACTAAAAAGCCCAATTGCTTTGACCCCACCTTTGTTCAAAAATTGTCATGTTAATATGATTAAACAACAGAATATGCACAGTAACAAGTGTAGTATCAATTTGTTCTCTGCTATCAATGATAATAAAGTTTGTAGATATTAAAGCTTGCAGCAAACATTCAAACAAAGCATATTATGCATTCAGCAAATGCAACTACAATATCGCTTTAAGGAGCCCAATAAGCATCAAAAGAATTTTACTTTTGGCATTCATGGCAACCATAATGAATTCTGCAGTCCGAAAACAATATACAAATCGGTTCAGAAAAAATACGCATGTTTGAAAAACGGTATACACTAATGATAGGCAACCGACATACACTAGTAACAAGCATTGCCTCCTTGAAAGGGGAAGCTACATAATAAGAtagcaaaataattaaaaaaagaacTCAGAAACTGATAACTGATTTTAATTTGTAAGAGCCTATAACTGTAAAGCACAATTTCAGAACATATAACTTCAAGTTTACCTGAAAATGTATGAATTTACTTGAAAATGATTGGCTTTGGTCAAGATTGTCAAGCAATAACTCAGTCCTTTAAACTCTGCTCTCAAATTCAGTAGATTCCTCTAACAAAAACTAGCGAGAGAGAGAATATTTAGGAGGCATGCTCAAACATATATCTTGCAAGAACTGCTAAAGTCATCAGGTGGaatagaaaattaaatccaAAATATCACATGCTTATATCTGTTAGTACATACGAACCAGGAACATTTAACTAGACAAAAGGTGAGTAATCGATGAACATAGCCATTAGTAGAGAGAATAAACTAAAGAGGACACTCTTTGCTACTTCTGCTTTAATTTTAGAGCTtaagcataaaaaaaattagggatGAAACAAAAACCTGAAGAGGCCTAGAGTTTTTGTTCTTCCTCGAGACCTAGATTTTCTTCCAAGCCATGAGTAGTTGCCAGAATCAAGAGAATGATCACGAGAGAAGAGGGATTAGGTCTGAAAATGAAAGATGTCGAATAGGAGGGTGGAATTTGTGGATTGATCTCTGGAAGCCATTAGGAATTAGGAGAGGGAAGCATTTTAGGGTTTTTACGAAGAGAAGAGAGTttgagtttttattttttatttttgtgttctctatttatatttttttatttcttttttattttcattttttcctcAAAACTTTGCAACAAGGTACATAGTTGGTAAATGAAAAGAAAGTTGCTAAAATGGGCGGGATTTCTCCCTCCATTTTTGCAACAGCGAAATATTATTAGCGACCGAATCGGTCGCTAACTCactgttttcttgtagtgaataagtaaaataaaataacaatgtCCCAATTTGAATAAAATAAGATCGGGCCTCATACATCAAAATGTAAAAACTCAAACATATAACTACTAGGACTAGAAATATATTCCAAATTCAAATGAGATAGTTTTTCTAAAGGACATGAGGAGcgcgcaaaaaaaaaaaaaaaacagggtTAAATGCAACATTAATCGCTTAACTTTCATAGCTCAAAATAGTCACTTAACTTCAATTTAtctttccataaaaaaaaactacaatttATCTTTAACAgagtcactcaactttgagttttcaATTAAGTCACTCTGGCGATTTCAGTTATTAAAATACATCAGAATGATGATATGACTGCCACGTCAAcacgagtcaactcaaatcttTGATCAAAACGATACGTGACAACCACATAAGTGTCACGTGGATGACACATGTAggtgaaatttattttttaaaaaaaaactaaattcaCTAACATAGTGCATTTACGTGGCTAATACGTGTCGTTTCAGTCAGAGATCTGAGTTGACTCATATTAACGTGACAGTAATGTCATCATTCCAATGTCTTTTAATCATTAAAATCGGCAGACTAACTTAATATAACAATACACTATAAATCGGTTGGTTCCATTTTCCCCTAAAATTGAAGCAATCGAACTATACAAAATTTAGTACTCAACCCAAACCGTATAAACCTCATCGGTTCGATTAATTATTTCGGTCCTATTCGGTTTTTGAATATTATAATATCAACACTATGAAAACTTGAAAACTTCCAACTCACTACTCCACTTTTTATCTCTCTCAAGTGATacaatgaaataaaaatttttttttttgtttaatcaaGTTGAATGAAATAGAATTGGGAAAATCAGTTAAGAAGAAAGattagaatataaaaatataaattgaaaGAGACAAGAAAAAGACTTCTCTCCCTCCACCACCAGAAGATCAAGCCTAACACTTTAAGAAATAACCATCTCACCAAATCCCTTTCTTGAACCAACAATTTCACATTTTCTCTATAATTTCCCCCAATGTTTCCTCTCTTCTTCCCCTCATCTTCTCTCCCTTTTTTCTCATGTTTCCATCTCGCCGGAAAACACCTCTCTTCTCTTCAGCAACAGTAGCCGCCGCAGCCGCCGCCGCAATGAAGCACCACACCAACAAGAAAAGCAACAATCTTTCGGTTTTCGTCGTCGTTTTCTCAGTCTTTCTATTTGGGGTTTTTATGTACAATGAAGACGTGAAATCCATCGCTGAATTCCCATTCTCCTGGCCCAAATCGGAAGTTCAAGAAAATGATCCAATTGATCCGCCGGTGCAAGAAACGGCGTCATTTGCTGCTTCTTCTGTGAGTTCAAGAACTTCGCTGGAAGAGCCCCGTGATGACGGAGAATCTAATAAAGATTCCgatgaggaggagaagaagattgAATTGGTGGAAGAAGTAGATGATGAAGAGGTTGAATTGCCACCGGAAAAATGTGATCTTTATACCGGGAAATGGGTGTTTGATAATGAAACGCGGCCGTTGTATAAAGAAGAGGAATGTGAATTTCTTACTTCTCAGGTTACTTGCCTTAGAAATGGCAGAAAAGATTCTTCTTTCCAGAACTGGAAATGGCAGCCTAATCATTGTTCTTTACCAAAGTAAGCATCCAAAAACATTCTCAATtgcaccaatttttttttattattatttgtcttTATTTTGGGTAATTGTATTAAAATCGTGTTTATTTCGGGTAATCGTGTTATATTATCggtatattattattatctcaaAATATGATActaatttttgaaatttgataTAATCGTGTTATATTATCAGTATATCgttaaaataatgtttatttTGGGTAATCGTGTTATATTATCGGGTAATCGTGTTCTAAATAGCTCAATTCGGGcatttttgaaatttgattttttttgtaatttttttttttttttttgggttaaatTGAAGATTCAAGGCAGGGTTGCTACTAAAGAAATTGAGGAACAAGAGGTTGATGTTTGTGGGAGATTCATTGAATAGGAATCAATGGGAATCAATGATTTGTTTGGTTCAATCTGTGATTCCTCCTGGCAGAAAAACTTGGGAAAAGATGGGTTCTCGTGCTATTTTCACGATGTTGGTACGTTTTTTTAATTCTTCTCATATTCATATTCCATCCATTTAGATGATGTCATATCATTCCAACTACTAATGTGTATTATCTAAATGAAAAGAGAAATATTGGTTCCGATCTACAGTAAAATGTTTCATTTATAAAGTTTATATAGTGGACGTGACCAATACTGATCCCGGTACATTGTAGAAATTTTCTACATATATATAATGTTCATGTATAATAATGTAACTAAAtcccaattaattaatttttttttcttattttaaaaGATTGATTATAATTCACCATTGCAAGAAATGTTAATTAGTAGgtgaaattaaaataattttctaggaaaaaaagggttaattctgtTTGAAAAAgtatttataagtttttttaccattgcaagaaatgatagttagtaggtaaaattaatataattttttagggATTAAGGGTTAATTCTGTTTGAAAAAGTATTTATAAGTTGTTTTACCATTTCAAGAAATGTTAGTTAGTAGGtgaaattgaaaaaattattaaagataaaGGATTAATTTTCCTTAAATCTGAACTTTGTATACTAATTTATTCCTTCAATTTGGCATATTTGATCCAATTagtccaaaaaaaaaagtgttaattataagggtaattaatttattagtccctatattttgacaaaacacactgtttagtccctaatgtttttcttggtgaactgtttagtccctgccgttagactctcatgaagattctgttagtcaatttggatttgtgttcttcttttcctttattttgctttcctttaaactctaatgcatctgaaatcaactttgagtgttcttgttcttaattttcttcttaatcgttcaaattcgtaagcgttgagtctgttctttttattgttctctatgcaaatagcttcttcttctaaattgaattactcttctgaagtttgaaggtaaatagtaaagggtaatttagtcatttccaaagtcataaacggtaaaaaatgtaacaaacagacggaaggactaaacagttcactgagaaaaaggttagggaccttaccatgtgtttttgaaaatacagggactaaacagtgtgttttgtcaaaatatagggactaataaattaattaccctaattaTAAATGGTATATTGACATTTCaactaatttaataaaaaaaatgacaaattaTAAACTAAACTTATTTTGGGGCCATTATTTAtaccaatttaaaaaaaatacaaattatatacccatgcatgcaaaaaaaaaaaaaattatacgtgacattttttattttttataaattaatttat includes:
- the LOC136227987 gene encoding xylan O-acetyltransferase 1-like, with the translated sequence MFPSRRKTPLFSSATVAAAAAAAMKHHTNKKSNNLSVFVVVFSVFLFGVFMYNEDVKSIAEFPFSWPKSEVQENDPIDPPVQETASFAASSVSSRTSLEEPRDDGESNKDSDEEEKKIELVEEVDDEEVELPPEKCDLYTGKWVFDNETRPLYKEEECEFLTSQVTCLRNGRKDSSFQNWKWQPNHCSLPKFKAGLLLKKLRNKRLMFVGDSLNRNQWESMICLVQSVIPPGRKTWEKMGSRAIFTMLDYNATVEFYWAPFIVESNSDDPNMHSILNRIIMPESINKHGVNWKNVDYLIFNTYIWWMNTFAMKVLRGSFDEGATEYDEVARPVAYQRVMNTWSKWVEENVDPNRTTVFFSSMSPLHIKSLDWNNPDGIKCALETTPIQNTTRVNVGTDRRLLVIAQNVTSSMKTPVHFINITALSEYRKDAHTSVYTIRQGKMLTPEQQADPATYADCIHWCLPGLPDTWNEFIYTRIISS